The Mercenaria mercenaria strain notata chromosome 1, MADL_Memer_1, whole genome shotgun sequence nucleotide sequence TTACAATGTGAAATTGCATGTGCTTACTTTCAgtaacaaacaagtgaatgaagtattgccatgcaatacaaagtcccctactggaaggcacctaattttctctactgctcTACTGCAGtttaacataatgaactgatatctgtcaatgatgtataaataatattgtactacatatacaatatgttaaaacaacacacttggattaaaatgtgcatatataaaaacccacagttgttttaatattgaatttttttggctgattataaaaatgttatcatgtaagttatttatagtaacaacaaagggaaataaatctttaaaaaaaaatctatataagtccacaagaaactctttaccaggtagagataggtcaaaaaactcctaaaaattggatgtaacatgcatgctgtaccacagaaaagtggtctcatttttctctaccgccagtaataaaaaagttacaataaaatctatttatagtaataacaaagggacgtaattctaaaaacaagggtgcctcatggtggtgaacatttggtccaagttacatcaaaatccctccatgcatgaagaagaaatgttccgtacaaagtcattcttgaatttgacctttgacctctaaatatgaccttgaccttagacctagggacctggttcttgcgcatgacatgttgtctcatccaggggaatatttttgccaactgatatctaaatcctgctttgcatgacaaagttacagaccgggcaggaaaaaaatcctcttgacctttgatctcaaagtgtgaccttgacctttaagctagggtactgggtgttgcgcatgacacgtcgtctcatcatgggaaacatttatgccaagtaatattgtaatcccttgatggatgacagagttctggatcggacagggaaaaacccttattgacatttgacctccaattgtgaccttgacatttgagctaagggtttgggctttgcgcatgacatgttgtctcatcatgggaaacatttatgccaagtaatattaaaatcccttcatgcatggcagagttacggacgggacaggaaaaaaactctgttgacctttgacccccaattgtgaccttgacctttgagctagggatttgcgcatgacacgtcgtctcatcatggggaacacttgtgctaagtgatattaaaatcccttaatgaatgtcagagttatggaccggacacgaaacagaccctgttcatgctatgttaacatttgacagctaagtgtgaccttgacctttgagctaggggtctgaaagttgtgcatgacacatcgtcttattatgaggtacatttgtgccaagtaatattaaaatcccttcatagatgggagagttatggaccggacaggaaaaaagccttgttgacctttgacctccaattgtgaccttgacctttaagctaggggtccaggttttgcgcatgacacgtcgtctcctcatggagaacatttgtgctaagtaatattaaaatctcttcatggatgggagagttatggaccggacaggaaaaaagccctgttgacctttgacctccaattgtgaccttgacctttgagctaggggtccgggatttgcgcatgacacatcatctcatcatggggaacatttgtgccaagtaatactaaaatccctccaaggatgggagagttgtggaccggacaggaaaaaagccctgttgacctttgacctccaattgtgacattgacctttgagctaggggtcagggttttgcgcatgacacgtcgtctcatcatggggaacatttgtgccaagtaatattaaacacgaaattgcggacggacggacagacggacggacggaatgacggaaaagtgcattcctatagtccccggaactggttttcaaccagtaggggactaataaataattatttcccGCTGTTTCTTTACTTACATTGCACTTTCTTTGTTTCTTGCTGACTATATTCCACTTTACATATACCGAACTTGGGTCCTATAATACGGACCAGTCTAAAAACTTCAACTTCTGATTGATTGTTTCTAATTTCAAGTTGACCAATGGCAAGACTTCCTTCGTGGATTCTTTTATTACGTTGGCATGCTGAAGCAGTTTAACCGTAGAAACTTCAAACCTTCGGCCGAACGAAAGAGTGAATAAGCTCctctttttcaaaaacatcataCCTTGGATCGACAGTTCAAAGTTCAAATTATGGGttataaaggggggggggggggggcatgttTTCGAATCTGGTCGCGTCAAGATTACCTATGTTAAAAAGGACTACCGGTTTTCCCCAATCCGATTTTTTCGATTTTGGAAAACCTAAATGAAACTGTTTCATTGAATATTCAtcataatgtataatatatataaagtttatcTTCCACCAAGGGGTGTGCTGTGGTCTGTTGCAATGTGACCGTTCAAAATGAGGTTTTCGTATACGCTGATGCAATACGTACTGTTTACAAATCATATCAAAAGCAATTGACTATCGAAAACAATTGGATGTATCCGGCATACTTGAACTAAATTGAAGACAACTTTGACTTATTTCCGTACCTCGTATATAAGAATTCACCGGAAAAATAATGTATCTGTGTTCATGTAGATGCACATTTAAACTAGTCTACTTACAAAGGCGCGGCTTACTGTTTGATATGATAATCCTTTTCTACTTCAAAGGTTTTTCCACATAGGttttactatataaataaaaacagtaaCAAACCAAAATGAATGAAAAGTGAAATACGtttcaaggaaaaatcttgtGAATTAAAAAGTCCATTGAAAATTTGTACAAATACCATCAAATTAATACCATGTTGATAACAGTTTAAAAGCAACGCGTATAGTAGACACGTAAAAcgtcataaattttaaaaatgccgtTCAAAGAGATGCACTGGCCAGTTTCGGTCGGGATGGTTGTAGTGTTTATGTTGACTGGTTGGATTCTGAATTTTGTTAGTTTTACGGCCCCATTCTGGAACAATTCAAAACTATATCACTGGGGATTATGGCAGATGTGTGACGAAAGAACTGGTTGTGACGGCATATCGAGTAAAGATCTGACAGGTATAATGCGAATACGTTTCAAATATAGCGTGTAGTTTTCGTTTTTAATATGGATTTGTACTATGTTTTAATTAACAACTGTTCGCCtttttaatatacaattttcttAAAGATTGGTGTAAACGCTATTTAAAGAAACTTCAATAAAAAGCACTATGATAAATAAGCTTAAACTGAGGCCGCCTATTGTAGTTTTCTAGTGCCGCCTCGGTGACTGATTGATTATTCAACGCGACTATATCGTGATGAACATTTTACCAAAATTTCACGCATACATCTATCATTattctggctaccgactagataatctttaaaaaaatcttttatatattctgactgcatcagtcttggctctgattatctagtgtTTTGAGAAGGAAAGGGACACACTTGTACAAAATGAGTTATCTCCTCTGAACAAAACACAGACTAATACATAGCAAGAAATTCGTCATTCCACCATTAGGCCTCTAAATTATAGTGCCATTTTTGGGTGTGTGACTTCCTATATTTGCTGATAACTGACAGTTTACTTACATGCGTTTATGTAATTAAAAAGAACGTGATAAGTcgagttaaacatattttattaacaaaacatggtatttaatttaacagactgttattttattttcagatgtaATGCAGATCGGAAGAATATTTCTTACACTATCTTTTATCGCCTATTTTGTCCTCATTATTCTGGTTGTTCTGTATTTATTCTGGAGGAGTGATCTGCGCTTTTTATCTGCCGCTGCAGTTACATCATTCTTAATACGTAAGTATTGCTGATCGTCCATGCACATGGTtattaaatagaattttttaaaccAGTCACGTGTATAACTgtgtttgaagaccagtctaacatttccaaatttaatcaaaattgacttttgagaccagtctaatatatccaattttcattgatataaaactgggtttggaaaccagtctcatatttccaaatttcattaaaactaaGTTTGAATACCagtctaatatttcaaaattttggtaaacttagtttggagaccagtcttaaaATGGTCAACTTCCAGTTTATGCTCAGAACCATTCAGATGGGATGCTAGAGCTTTGAAGAACAGTTTCCAAGCTCAGTTATATAACCGTCGGCGCTAACGGTGGTTGACTCTAACCTCAatcataaattttaataaattatcaaTGAGAAGGTTTTATTTCAATAGTCTCCAAATTAATTTTTACGACATAGAAACCAGTGCTATTCATGTATTTGTATGGTTCCCTTTTCAGTAACGTACATGTTATCGTGGATTTCTGTATCTACAGAAAAAGATCTGCATTAACTACTGTGCGTGACTGCAACAGTATttagcccgcccacttagctcagtaggtagagtgttggtctacggatcgcggggtcgtgagttcgatcctcgggctgggcgtatgttctccgtgactatttgataaacgacattgtgtctgaaatcattagtcctccatctctgattcatgtggggaagttgacagttacttgcggagaacaggtttgtactggtacagaatccaggaacactggttaggttaactgcccgccgttacatgactgaaatactgttgaaaaacggcgttaaacccaaaacaaacaaacaaaaaaagcaacagtatttacaatgaataacCTATTTGAATACCTAAGATATCTTACTAGGAACAGGTCGTTTGGTCATACGGTTATTGCTCCGTAATGATGATCGGCTATTTCCGTGCGAGTACGTGTTCTCGTATGCTGTTTCGGCATCATTCGGTCATGAAAAGAAAATAGCTTTTATCATAACAACCGGAGAATGGCGAAATTGCAAACAGAGGAAACGTAACtgaacggaaaatgccgattgtcAGTACGGATTCACTACCTAAAGCTAGTTTGTCACGCAGACGAATTACATCGATGGAAGATTGAACTAACGTCCACAAGATTTTAAGTCCCTCTGTTAGtcttctgtttttgttgttgtttgttgttgttgttttttaattatctagAACAGCTTGGATCTATTGATGATAAATTGatgcattttattttgtttcagtgcTGGGGTTATTTCTTGGTGCAATACTTTGGATCTCAAGGGCCAACACAACCCTGTCATGGTGTTACTACCTGTGTTATGCGAGCGCTTTTCTTGTCTCCGCTTCCGGAGGCGTTATTTTGCACGTGCGGCGACAGGAACGGCTCAGATTAAATGATGTACAAGAACAGCCACAAGAGATCAGACTGGCTGGGGTGTGATATATTAAGCAATACACTTTTTAAAGTAACctgctttaacatgtttaaataccAGGAAAGATATTTAGGGACGCGGTCCTGGAGAAGATAACAAGGCTGAGGCGGATGTGATACGTTGAGTTCTGTGAGCAATAGTttgaaaagtaaaacaacaataGAGTGCTCAGTTCACAGATTAATGTGACCTTTTGATAGATATTAAATCAATTTAGACAATTAAAATGTAACTTACTTGACACTCATTGCACAAGTTGTAGACGAATAAAATATTACTAAAACCTTACTCGTTTTACAATCTTTTGGAAAGTAAATTTGAATAAactagtatcaagtcattccagTAGAACATTTATCATTTCCATTGATTCAAGAAGTAAATATTGTCCCGTTACATATTCTTCATTTAAAATATGGCCATTACAGATGACACCCAATTATTTGTACCATCTTTTGTTCTTCTTGAGGAACTCGTTGTATGGAATGTTCATGGCTACATCTCCAGACTTCCGCTTCATATCCATGTAGGCTATCATTGGATTGGACTTGGCAATACTCAAGTTCTTTATGACATGATCAAGCCCTATAAGCCCTCGTATTTTTCCAGCAATATCCTGTAAATCATAAGGCACAATGCTATTAGTAATAACACACAGTAAGACACTGTCTGTCTTACGATGAAATCCGTTATAAACCCGAAACTTCATAATTTGTTGACGCTCTTTAAAACTGTATATTTTCATTGGTTTTGTACATTATACACACATTGCCTATATTTGTGAAAACCTTCTAAATACCACCCTAAATTGAAACCAGACTTACGAATGACATTTGCAGATGCATTAATTAACGACACTCTGCAATCATCAACTTGTATAATGAGCCGctccgtgagaaaaccaacatagtgcgtttacgaccagcatggatccagaccagcctgcgcatccgagcagtctggtcaggatccatgctgttcgctaatggtttcccTAATTGTAATATGGTCTGATAGCGaaccgcatggatcctgactagactgcgcggatgcgcaggctggactggatccatgctggtcgcaaatgcactatgttgattttctcatggtgcggctcatattgcAACTGTGTCATGGGATAAAACTGATTTAAGAAGTGCTTATAACCCGGACCTTATAAAATCAACATATCTACAACAGTTATTTCCCTTAACTTATTATGTTGCCGAGATGTCTGTCGTAAAAAAAACGCCGCATTTCTTAAAATCTGATTTGCAAAATTAGTTTtgttaagatatttatatttttaactcgAATAtttatttttccccaaaaacaaacaaaagtttgaTTAAAAGGCAGCATTAAGAAGCCAATTTCAAGAAGTCGGCATTACGATCGAAATTTTAAGCATTTTAgagtttttgggtttaaaaactaaTAGTTAACGAACAATATCAGGTAAATCATTTAATATTACAATGCGAAAAACGTCAACGTTTTGCCTATCCATATCTACAGACGTAAATTTGCAATATTTATGCTTCCAAACTGTAAACgtgcaaaaagaaaaacaaaaatccgTCGCAGTACACAATTAGAAGAAAATATAGACGAGAACACGACGAGAATGCGAGTCGTAATGAAATAGCGATGCCCTTTACAGAACACCGTATATATACACGTACAGCTTCATGTACTTTGTCATTTTGGGGAAGTAGTTATTGTATGATTGCAGGTATATTTCTACAAAGGATTTCACTCAACATTAAAGGGAAAATCTTGCTTTACACAGAGTTATATATTCAGTGTTTTTGATGCATATCCATCACATATTCAATatacttgttattttttaaatgccATTGACGTCAGTCAGTAGAACGtcagaaattttaaaactaaGTTGTATGATATAAGATACATTTCTACAAATAGCAACGCCCGCCGTTGACGGATTCATAATAGCGTAAAgtgcctcacgcgccataatgGCCCCGGGTATCCGGAACGTCATGATGTCTACGTTATGTAGCAACGTTGATAATACGGATGAGAGAGCGCTGAAAGTTATCAGAGAGATTCTCAGATATTAATAGCACTGTGGATGAAAAACATCGATAAATGATGTTAATAAGTTCGAAGAAAATGTGATGAATGAAAATACCAAAGTGAAAATGAAGATAacgtatgtaataaaattaaGGTCAATAAACGGGTTGTGTGTGCCTTCTAACCATAATGGCACATCTAGTTTCATAATAGCACTGGGTGTGCCATTTTGGCAAGAAGGCACATCCAAGTGGCATTAACGACGTACGCATTTACTTGAACCTTTGTCGAAATGTAACATAGCTGattgaaaaataattatctttcttAGCATTTGATTCTTATCAACCCAGCCGAAATGCAGAAATTGCAGTAGTGTTTAGACTGGTGTAAGTccattgatttgttttatcagaaGTAATTTGGCATATATACAAGTCGTAGTATATACACTTCATATTCAAAACTATTTGCTCTCGGGGcccataaaacatttaataattgtTATGTTGCATGCCATTTTTTTCTCTAGTTTTCATTTTAGACAAGCGATCTTCTGTTGACTGTAGAATTTACTTCTCTGGGTCAGGGTGGATGGTAAACaacagaaaaacttttttttctctaATTCTTCTTGAAAATTTAGATGGAAAGGAAACCGTTAAcgatttaagaatatgaatattcgTATCAATATTGTTACAAAATCTAAGTTACTTTTTGCCAGTGATCTCCAATATTTTAGGGAACGCAAGGAAAAATAAGGACTATGGACACTGGATCTAAAACTTGGTATTTCTGCGTTTCGTCGTTTTTATAGTCCATGAACAAGATGCACAAATTTTGActacttcaagggccataactccggaaaaaCTTAGAGGATCCAGCTGGATATTAATTTGGCCTAGATaacatgcccataaacattgcgaccaagtttagtgaacatTGAATAAGAACTACTCGAGTAAGAGGTTTTCGCGCAATTTTGAGTAactaaagggtcataactctagagcTACTGGGACATTTCGGATTATTATTGAAATTGGCCGAGATATTTTGCCCATAAACATTCGACTAAGAAAAcagaacactggataagaactactTAAGTAAGGATACGaacactgtcaatttttgcagttttgagtacttcaagggccataactccagaccCACTGGGAAATAccagctggttatcgaacttggcctatatattatgcccataaacattatgATCGAGTGTGGTGATCATTCACAAAGATCTGCTAGGGGAGGAAAACTTTAATGAACAAAGTCCGCTCGCCTGCCGCTGGTTTCCACTTCACAGGCATATATAATTCGAATATAGCGTATAATTTTATTCGATTTCTGTTCAAATATCGCATTCTCTACGCAGTGAGGTGTCGCAAAAAAAATACAGTCTGCCTCTTTACGAACCGCATGTTCAAATATAAAAATCCGATGGCACTTATTAGATTCCGTACATGAGGAAAATATCGTATTTTAGCACCTGTTACTGCGGAGACCACAAATAAATAACCAACTATCTTTATTTTCTTTCCCATTCAGTAGTAAACCTCTTTACAGCGACAACCTCTGTAAAACATTGAAATTCTAGTTTTCCCAAATGATGGTCTAGCTAGAGATTGTACTGTATTATCGAGTGATTTTGTCCATGGCCACAATATACATGCATTATTGAAGAAATCACTTCGTAATGATATCGTTTGAAAACCAATTCTTTTATCATTTGAACTGAAATATAATCCTCTGGGAACCGAATCTCAATATCTTTCAATCTCGCTTCCATTACAACACATTCAAAGAGCAAAAGCAAACAGCAAAACAATTACGGTTTAAAGTGTGGGCGTTTTAAAATATTGATGATCCGTTTGTCTTAAATgacaacaaatataaaaaaaatgcttttccACTGGTGGGATCAATGAAAGTGGagtcaaactaatttgaacgAAAGGAATGTCTCGACTTTGTATCATCCGATCCTGTAATTTAAGTTGCAATTTATTTGCTAATTTGAGTTGTACAAGGAGTGATGTAtggacattttttgttttctgttgtttactTGCAAGTCTCCCATTCTTTAGACATATGCTAATATGTAAAGACCGTGCataaaatttttgttaagaaCACCCACACACACCATCCCGTCCTAAAT carries:
- the LOC128545877 gene encoding uncharacterized protein LOC128545877: MPFKEMHWPVSVGMVVVFMLTGWILNFVSFTAPFWNNSKLYHWGLWQMCDERTGCDGISSKDLTDVMQIGRIFLTLSFIAYFVLIILVVLYLFWRSDLRFLSAAAVTSFLILLGLFLGAILWISRANTTLSWCYYLCYASAFLVSASGGVILHVRRQERLRLNDVQEQPQEIRLAGV